In Gopherus flavomarginatus isolate rGopFla2 chromosome 1, rGopFla2.mat.asm, whole genome shotgun sequence, a single genomic region encodes these proteins:
- the LOC127038852 gene encoding uncharacterized protein LOC127038852, whose product MAEDSADGEDEEEEEEDELAESTQHSVLPNSQEFFLTQTELPSQVTSPDNEAMEATSAANFSSLPTPSRKLSQIRQRKKKTRDGMFSEIMEVTGNERAHLNEWKDVVSNYRKDASEREDKREARDERWQQEDQRCRQEDQQWRDAMLGLLHDQTDILRHLVELQEQQQGHSVPLQPLCNHPHPLPCFIPSSPRCVRMRGGRLRAPAHSTPMDSPTKRLSLL is encoded by the exons atggctgaggattctgcagacggggaagatgaggaggaggaagaggaggacgagcttgcagagagcacacagcactccgttctccccaacagccaggagttttttctcacccagacagaattaccctcccaagtcactagcccagacaatgaagccatggaagcgacctctg ctgcaaatttttcaagcctccctactccatcccgaaagctatctcagataaggcagcggaaaaagaagacgcgagacggaatgttctcggaaatcatggaagtgaccggcaatgaaagagctcatctgaatgagtggaaggacgtggtatcaaattacaggaaagatgccagtgaacgtgaggacaagagggaagctcgagatgagaggtggcagcaggaagatcaaaggtgtaggcaggaagatcagcagtggcgggatgcaatgctggggctgctgcatgatcagactgacatcctccgacatctggtggagcttcaggaacagcaacaGGGTCACAgtgtgccgctgcagcccctgtgtaaccaccctcaccccttaCCATGTTTCataccctcctcacccagatgtgtaagaatgcgtggggggaggctccgtgcacccgcccactccacccccatggacagcccaaccaaaaggctgtcattactttga